A section of the Bacillus pumilus genome encodes:
- a CDS encoding PH domain-containing protein, whose product MMSEPKRVHPISMFIDFISDAVSMIKNFIIPFFVLIFVNSNSSIRFYAFIILGVLLLWKAVLTVLAWRRFTYRMEDDEFRVESGVITKKKKYISLERIQTVNTSEGIFQRIFGLVRVQIETAGGTDGPEVSLTAITKAEAEQLKQSIFNRKKSLQQEEMVDENGGTPHDPLAAHQPVEKEINVSYRMGIPELLLAATTSSGIGVIISGCLAIYTQIDEILPLDGFIKQFSFLSHASVEIYAILIFIAVLIAWILSVGVTALQYANFNAKRKGKDIIITRGLIERHQMTIPLARIQAVKIKENILREPFGFATVMLVSAGGSITEKETSSVLFPLIRKKKINELLSQFTDDYHLEPESELKKVPKRSLKRYLISFGFVPLLVGVILSVRFPPWGYLALIPLPLALVFGYLAYKQSGYTIKDPLIQLTSRGIGKTTGIVLRKRMQNYTMTQSFFQKKGRVASIHTFVKSSALLDSFGVHHLEEEDAARVMDWYSYEKNKSS is encoded by the coding sequence ATGATGTCTGAACCAAAACGTGTACATCCAATCTCGATGTTCATTGATTTTATATCAGATGCCGTATCCATGATCAAAAACTTCATTATTCCTTTTTTCGTGCTTATTTTTGTGAACTCGAATTCGAGCATTCGTTTTTATGCATTTATCATTCTTGGTGTGCTTCTTTTATGGAAAGCTGTTTTAACCGTTTTAGCATGGAGACGCTTTACCTACCGGATGGAAGATGATGAATTTCGCGTGGAATCGGGCGTCATCACAAAAAAGAAAAAATATATTTCGTTAGAACGAATTCAAACGGTGAATACAAGTGAAGGTATTTTCCAGAGGATTTTTGGTTTGGTGCGTGTTCAAATCGAAACAGCTGGCGGAACAGACGGTCCGGAAGTGAGTCTGACGGCGATTACAAAAGCAGAAGCGGAACAATTAAAGCAATCGATTTTCAACCGGAAGAAAAGCTTGCAGCAAGAAGAAATGGTGGATGAAAATGGAGGTACCCCACATGATCCTCTGGCAGCACACCAACCTGTAGAAAAAGAAATCAATGTTTCCTACCGGATGGGGATACCAGAACTGCTTTTGGCTGCGACCACATCAAGCGGGATCGGCGTCATTATTTCTGGGTGTCTTGCCATTTACACACAAATAGATGAAATTCTTCCTTTGGACGGATTCATCAAGCAGTTTTCTTTTTTAAGTCATGCGAGTGTTGAGATTTATGCGATTCTCATATTTATTGCCGTATTGATTGCATGGATTCTTAGTGTTGGGGTAACAGCCCTTCAATATGCGAATTTTAACGCAAAACGAAAAGGGAAAGACATCATCATCACAAGAGGGCTCATCGAAAGGCATCAAATGACCATTCCGCTTGCGAGAATTCAAGCAGTGAAAATCAAAGAAAATATTCTTCGTGAACCCTTTGGTTTTGCGACGGTGATGCTTGTGAGTGCAGGAGGTTCTATTACAGAAAAAGAAACCTCTTCCGTCTTATTTCCACTGATTCGGAAGAAAAAAATCAATGAACTGCTCTCTCAATTCACAGATGATTATCATTTGGAGCCAGAATCTGAATTGAAAAAGGTACCAAAGCGTTCACTCAAGCGCTACCTGATCTCTTTCGGTTTTGTGCCATTACTTGTCGGCGTGATCCTATCTGTTCGTTTTCCGCCATGGGGGTATTTGGCACTCATTCCGCTTCCTCTTGCTTTGGTTTTTGGTTATTTAGCTTATAAACAATCAGGCTATACGATCAAAGATCCATTGATTCAACTGACATCAAGAGGCATTGGCAAAACCACTGGAATTGTCTTGAGAAAACGAATGCAAAACTATACGATGACACAATCATTCTTCCAAAAGAAAGGCCGAGTGGCGAGTATTCACACCTTTGTGAAATCCTCTGCGTTGCTTGATTCCTTTGGTGTACATCACCTTGAGGAAGAAGATGCAGCACGTGTAATGGATTGGTATTCGTATGAAAAAAATAAATCTTCTTAA
- the acpS gene encoding holo-ACP synthase, giving the protein MIKGIGLDIVEINRLAHVLSRQPRLPERILTLNEQDIFHALSEKRQLEFLAGRFAAKEAFAKAYGTGIGRHLSFHDIEIQKDEHGKPFIKSEKTKDDQVHVSITHTKEYAAAQVLIERLSS; this is encoded by the coding sequence ATGATCAAAGGAATAGGTCTTGATATAGTAGAGATCAACCGGCTCGCACATGTGCTTAGTAGACAACCTCGTTTGCCAGAACGAATTTTAACGTTAAATGAACAAGACATCTTTCACGCACTTAGTGAAAAGAGGCAGCTGGAATTTTTGGCAGGACGTTTTGCAGCAAAGGAAGCTTTCGCCAAAGCATACGGAACGGGAATTGGAAGGCATTTAAGCTTTCATGACATAGAAATCCAGAAAGACGAACATGGAAAACCTTTCATCAAAAGCGAAAAGACGAAGGACGACCAAGTTCATGTGTCCATCACTCACACGAAAGAATATGCTGCGGCACAAGTTTTAATTGAAAGGTTGTCAAGCTAG
- a CDS encoding rhomboid family intramembrane serine protease, translating to MFIRTESFQQFIRSYPIVTTILALQFGLWLLFALPIPLIQLGHDHLVGFNYGVAAGEWWRLITPVFLHGSLTHILFNSMALFLFVPALEHLLGKVRFLIIYLGAGFIGNLGTYWVEPLEYVHVGASGAIFGLFGVYLYLVLFKPHMMDRGNSQVILTILAVSVIMTFVNSNINIMAHLFGLIGGMLLAPLTLVFHSKKRRY from the coding sequence ATGTTTATTCGAACGGAGAGCTTTCAACAATTTATTAGATCATATCCAATCGTCACAACGATCCTTGCTTTGCAATTTGGTTTATGGCTTCTATTTGCGCTTCCTATCCCTCTTATCCAGCTTGGTCACGACCATCTCGTCGGTTTCAATTATGGTGTAGCTGCTGGAGAATGGTGGCGACTTATCACACCTGTTTTTCTTCACGGAAGTCTGACCCATATTTTGTTCAATTCTATGGCATTGTTCTTATTCGTTCCAGCACTTGAGCATTTGCTTGGGAAGGTTCGATTTCTCATTATCTATCTTGGTGCAGGATTCATTGGCAACCTCGGAACCTATTGGGTGGAGCCTTTAGAGTATGTACATGTCGGCGCATCTGGTGCGATCTTCGGTTTGTTTGGCGTTTATTTATACCTTGTTCTATTTAAACCGCATATGATGGATCGCGGCAATTCTCAGGTGATCTTAACGATTCTTGCCGTCTCTGTCATTATGACGTTCGTCAACTCAAACATCAATATCATGGCTCACTTATTTGGATTGATCGGCGGCATGCTCCTAGCACCTCTTACGCTAGTTTTCCATTCAAAAAAAAGACGCTACTAA